The following proteins are encoded in a genomic region of Glycine max cultivar Williams 82 chromosome 18, Glycine_max_v4.0, whole genome shotgun sequence:
- the LOC100815365 gene encoding protein FEZ, which produces MEERNHDGEKLDEVMLPGFRFHPTDEELVGFYLKRKIQQRPLSIELIKQLDIYKYDPWDLSKMATTGEKEWYFFCPRDRKYRNSARPNRVTGAGFWKATGTDRPIYSSEGSKCIGLKKSLVFYKGRAAKGIKTDWMMHEFRLPSLTHPSSDPKKYMDKTIPANESWAICRIFKKTNATAQRALSHSWVSPLPETTTTSDHRDGNQLCQANMPFTKKTSLASQFYTFNHNESQHSTTTSTTPCPLDVVASYNKPLINPLMLYKPSDRLPFSNGDLISSGVIFSSLETSTTSAKSSTDASSLLLSTSSSVLGDFSKTSEGTITTNFGGLQEHGNGYQIPLLRDNMQGNFGNHDDNALGKIPNVNVVPRVGDQQLETVRSIGFPFNIGDAWKPNMLWDTSSLSL; this is translated from the exons ATGGAAGAGAGAAATCATGATGGTGAGAAACTAGATGAGGTTATGCTACCGGGTTTTAGGTTTCATCCAACTGATGAGGAGCTTGTTGGATTCTACCTGAAGAGAAAGATTCAGCAGAGGCCACTCTCTATTGAGCTCATCAAGCAGCTAGATATCTACAAGTACGATCCTTGGGATCTTTCAA AAATGGCCACCACTGGGGAGAAAGAGTGGTATTTCTTCTGCCCCAGAGACAGAAAGTACAGGAACAGTGCAAGGCCAAATAGGGTAACAGGAGCTGGGTTCTGGAAAGCTACAGGGACTGATCGCCCTATCTATTCCTCGGAGGGCTCTAAGTGTATTGGCCTCAAGAAATCTCTAGTATTTTACAAAGGAAGAGCTGCAAAAGGGATCAAAACTGATTGGATGATGCACGAATTTAGACTACCTTCTCTCACTCACCCATCCTCAGACCCCAAGAAGTACATGGACAAGACTATTCCTGCTAAC GAATCCTGGGCAATCTGCAGGATCTTCAAGAAAACCAATGCTACAGCTCAAAGAGCTCTATCTCACTCTTGGGTCTCTCCCTTACCTGAAACCACAACTACTTCTGATCATAGAGATGGCAACCAACTTTGCCAAGCAAACATGCCATTCACAAAGAAAACTAGCTTAGCCAGCCAGTTTTATACTTTCAATCATAATGAATCACAACACTCAACCACTACTAGTACAACTCCTTGTCCTTTAGATGTTGTAGCCTCTTACAACAAACCACTTATTAATCCATTAATGCTCTACAAACCCTCAGATCGGTTACCCTTTTCAAATGGAGACCTAATTAGCAGTGGCGTGATATTCTCATCTCTTGAAACCTCAACAACCAGTGCTAAATCTTCAACGGATGCTTCTTCCTTGCTACTGAGTACATCATCTTCTGTGCTTGGAGATTTTAGTAAGACCTCTGAGGGAACAATAACCACAAACTTTGGTGGGTTACAAGAGCATGGTAATGGCTACCAAATACCATTACTACGTGACAACATGCAAGGAAACTTCGGCAACCACGATGACAATGCGTTGGGGAAGATTCCTAATGTGAATGTGGTACCTCGTGTTGGTGACCAACAATTGGAGACAGTGCGATCCATTGGGTTTCCATTCAATATTGGCGATGCATGGAAGCCTAATATGCTTTGGGATACTTCCTCTTTGTCCTTGTGA